From a region of the Oceanidesulfovibrio indonesiensis genome:
- a CDS encoding DUF4372 domain-containing protein — MELVSKQLTQKENLDVAHHNTILSQLLSLIPRHDFERLERKHSSGRQPRIFTRWSQFVCLAFI, encoded by the coding sequence ATGGAATTGGTGTCTAAGCAACTCACACAAAAGGAGAATTTGGACGTGGCACACCATAACACAATCCTTTCTCAACTGCTATCCTTGATCCCCAGACATGATTTTGAGCGCCTTGAACGCAAGCACTCCAGCGGACGCCAACCACGCATTTTCACCCGGTGGAGCCAGTTTGTATGCCTGGCCTTCATCC